The Sphingomonas sp. LY54 genome includes a region encoding these proteins:
- the ybeY gene encoding rRNA maturation RNase YbeY, translated as MILVEADSGEEWDSRIDWEELAERAVLTAVSSSSHARLINSDLSVEVSIKFTDDDEVKALNAGYRDKDKPTNVLSFPMIEGDLLDSIAAADAGEVLLGDIVLAYGVCAREAAEKGIPTETHAAHLVVHGTLHLLGYDHETNDEDAEAMEAVERHALAAIGISDPYAVTEVQTQLDA; from the coding sequence ATGATCCTGGTCGAAGCCGATTCCGGGGAGGAATGGGACAGTCGCATCGACTGGGAAGAGCTTGCCGAGCGCGCCGTCCTCACCGCCGTCTCGAGCAGCAGTCACGCGCGGCTGATCAACAGCGACCTCTCGGTGGAAGTCTCGATCAAGTTCACCGATGACGACGAGGTGAAGGCGCTCAACGCCGGCTACCGCGACAAGGACAAGCCGACCAACGTCCTCTCCTTCCCGATGATCGAGGGCGACTTGCTCGATTCGATCGCCGCCGCTGACGCCGGCGAGGTCCTGCTCGGAGACATCGTGCTGGCTTATGGCGTGTGCGCGCGCGAAGCGGCCGAAAAGGGCATCCCGACTGAGACGCATGCGGCCCATCTGGTCGTGCATGGGACGCTCCATCTGCTCGGCTACGACCACGAGACCAACGACGAGGACGCCGAGGCGATGGAGGCGGTCGAACGCCACGCCCTCGCCGCCATCGGCATATCCGATCCCTACGCAGTGACAGAGGTGCAAACTCAACTCGATGCCTGA
- a CDS encoding hemolysin family protein, with product MPDDSSSSAQHNGRTFWQGLRTMIFGDEGEATLRDQIEEAIENHEGEVPRVGDLSSVERQMLRNLLHFGESTVGDIAVTRGDMIAVPDTVSFPDLVAAFAEAGHSRLPVYREDLDSVVGMVHIKDVFTVHVATGEPPATIEGLIRTPLFVPESMGVLDLLARMRAQRVHLAIVVDEFGGTEGLVTIEDVVEEIVGDIEDEHDEHAPGMLILLEEGLWDADARAELEDVAEMIDARLAQVEEDVETLGGLASVLAGHVPQLGEIVTHPSGWRLEVTDSDSRRVNRLRLHAPQEGALSE from the coding sequence ATGCCTGACGACAGCAGTAGCAGCGCCCAGCATAACGGGCGTACATTCTGGCAAGGTCTTCGGACCATGATCTTCGGCGACGAGGGAGAAGCGACTCTCCGCGATCAGATCGAGGAGGCGATCGAGAATCACGAAGGCGAGGTGCCGCGGGTCGGCGACCTTTCGAGCGTCGAGCGGCAGATGCTGCGCAACCTCCTCCATTTCGGCGAAAGCACGGTCGGCGACATCGCCGTCACGCGCGGCGACATGATCGCCGTTCCGGATACGGTCAGCTTTCCCGATCTGGTCGCCGCCTTTGCCGAAGCCGGCCACAGCCGCCTGCCCGTCTATCGCGAGGACCTCGATAGCGTCGTCGGGATGGTCCACATCAAGGACGTGTTCACGGTCCATGTCGCGACCGGCGAACCGCCCGCCACGATCGAGGGGCTTATCCGCACGCCCCTCTTCGTGCCGGAATCGATGGGCGTGCTCGACCTGCTCGCGCGCATGCGCGCCCAGCGTGTCCACCTCGCCATCGTCGTCGACGAGTTCGGCGGCACCGAGGGCCTGGTCACGATCGAGGACGTGGTCGAGGAGATCGTCGGCGATATCGAGGATGAGCATGACGAGCATGCGCCGGGCATGCTGATCCTGCTCGAGGAGGGCCTGTGGGATGCCGACGCCCGCGCCGAACTCGAGGACGTGGCCGAGATGATCGACGCCCGCCTCGCCCAGGTCGAGGAGGATGTGGAGACGCTGGGCGGCCTTGCCTCGGTGCTCGCGGGCCATGTGCCGCAGCTGGGCGAAATCGTCACGCATCCGAGCGGCTGGCGGCTCGAAGTGACCGACAGCGACAGCCGCCGCGTCAACCGCCTGCGCCTCCACGCGCCGCAGGAAGGCGCGCTGTCCGAATAA
- a CDS encoding helix-turn-helix domain-containing protein: MCIGTLQRSRSLSDATARRIFVGTRARALRVRLGLSQAAMAARVGISVSYLSQLESDDRPMTETVLMAFARAFPADWAEIHADEDIALLAQATEAALDPTVGAPPLPEEALRRAVKRQPLLAERLVAVHAAFRRSQNQLRTLDDAFERGPSGGVPLPWDEVRDWFHNEGNYVDAIDRAAEVAATGMDRASGPLAAGIEKLLRERHSVTIRRSAEGSGSALRRFDAERRVLDIDRSLPPESDAFLLAHQLMRLELADIIATVVQAAPLRSEEAFQLLSVGLANYAAGAFLMPYAAFRAEARRTRHDIDALRQCFGVSFEQACHRLSTLQRPGAAGIPFYFCRVDMAGNITKRHSATRLQFARFGGACPLWMVHEAVAIPDRILVQLAETPDGVRYVSMAKGLVKPSGSYARPSRRYAVALGCEVTHAADFIYSDQLDLRGATSATPIGVSCRICPRENCEQRAFPPAGRAIRVDPNYRAVVPYSFA; encoded by the coding sequence ATGTGTATAGGGACTTTGCAAAGGAGTCGCTCATTGTCGGACGCAACCGCCCGCCGCATCTTCGTCGGAACCCGCGCCCGCGCGCTGCGCGTGCGGCTCGGGCTCAGCCAGGCGGCGATGGCCGCGCGCGTCGGAATATCGGTCAGCTATTTGTCGCAGCTCGAGAGCGACGACCGGCCGATGACCGAGACGGTGCTGATGGCCTTCGCCCGCGCCTTTCCCGCCGACTGGGCGGAGATCCATGCCGACGAGGATATTGCGCTGCTGGCCCAGGCGACCGAGGCGGCGCTCGATCCGACCGTGGGCGCGCCGCCGCTCCCCGAGGAGGCGTTGCGCCGCGCGGTCAAGCGCCAGCCCTTGCTCGCCGAGCGGCTGGTCGCGGTCCATGCGGCTTTTCGCCGGTCGCAGAACCAACTGCGGACCCTCGACGACGCCTTCGAGCGCGGTCCTTCGGGCGGCGTGCCGCTGCCGTGGGACGAGGTGCGCGACTGGTTTCACAACGAAGGCAATTATGTCGATGCGATCGACCGGGCGGCGGAGGTTGCCGCGACCGGGATGGACAGGGCGTCGGGGCCGCTGGCCGCCGGGATCGAAAAGCTGCTGCGCGAGCGACACAGCGTCACCATCCGGCGTTCCGCGGAAGGGTCGGGGTCGGCGCTGCGCCGCTTCGATGCGGAGCGGCGCGTGCTGGACATCGACCGCTCATTGCCGCCGGAGAGCGACGCCTTCCTCCTCGCCCATCAATTAATGCGACTGGAGCTTGCCGATATCATCGCGACGGTGGTGCAGGCCGCGCCTCTCCGGTCAGAGGAGGCGTTCCAATTGCTGTCGGTGGGCCTCGCCAATTATGCGGCGGGCGCGTTCCTGATGCCGTATGCCGCGTTCCGCGCCGAGGCTCGGCGGACGCGGCACGATATCGACGCCCTCCGCCAGTGTTTCGGCGTCAGCTTCGAGCAGGCCTGCCACCGCCTCTCGACGCTCCAGCGGCCCGGCGCGGCCGGCATCCCCTTCTATTTCTGCCGCGTCGACATGGCCGGGAACATCACCAAGCGCCATTCGGCCACTCGGCTCCAGTTCGCCCGTTTCGGCGGCGCCTGTCCGCTCTGGATGGTGCACGAGGCGGTGGCGATTCCCGACCGGATCCTGGTCCAATTGGCCGAGACGCCGGACGGGGTGCGCTACGTCTCGATGGCGAAGGGGCTGGTGAAGCCGTCGGGCAGCTACGCGCGGCCGAGCCGGCGCTACGCCGTCGCTTTGGGCTGCGAGGTCACGCACGCCGCCGACTTCATCTACAGCGACCAGCTCGACCTTCGGGGCGCGACCAGCGCCACCCCGATCGGCGTCTCCTGCCGCATCTGCCCGCGCGAGAATTGCGAGCAGCGCGCCTTCCCGCCGGCGGGCAGGGCCATCCGCGTCGATCCCAATTACCGCGCGGTGGTGCCGTACAGCTTCGCGTAG
- a CDS encoding acyl-CoA carboxylase subunit beta — translation MSANLETLEARRTQARLGGGEKRIEAQHAKGRLTARERLDVLLDEGSFEEYDMFVEHNCADFGMESQKFPGDGVVTGSGTINGRLVYVFAQDFTVFGGSLSERHAQKICKVMDMAMKVGAPVIGLNDSGGARIQEGVASLGGYAEVFQRNVLASGVVPQLSLIMGPCAGGAVYSPAMTDFIFMVKDSSYMFVTGPDVVKTVTNEVVTQEELGGAITHTTKSGVADVAFENDIEALLATRDFFDFLPLSNRHPLPQRPTNDPWDRIEDSLDTLIPDSANKPYDMHELIRKTLDEGDFFEVQPTHAGNILTGFGRIEGRTVGVVANQPMVLAGVLDIKSSKKAARFVRFCDAFDIPIITFVDVPGFLPGVAQEHDGIIKHGAKLLFAYAEATVPKITVITRKAYGGAYDVMASKHLRGDLNYAWPSAEIAVMGAKGAVEIIFRKDIGDPEKIAARTKEYEDQFANPFVAASKGFIDEVIMPHSTRRRIALGLRKLRDKQLENPWKKHDNIPL, via the coding sequence ATGTCGGCCAATCTGGAAACACTCGAAGCACGCCGCACCCAGGCGCGGCTCGGCGGCGGCGAGAAGCGTATCGAGGCGCAGCACGCCAAGGGGCGGCTGACCGCACGCGAGCGGCTCGACGTGCTGCTCGATGAGGGCAGCTTCGAAGAATATGACATGTTCGTCGAGCACAATTGCGCCGATTTCGGCATGGAGAGCCAGAAATTCCCCGGCGACGGCGTCGTCACCGGATCGGGCACGATCAACGGCCGCCTCGTCTATGTCTTCGCGCAGGATTTCACCGTGTTCGGCGGCTCATTGAGCGAGCGGCACGCGCAGAAGATCTGCAAGGTGATGGACATGGCGATGAAGGTCGGCGCGCCCGTCATCGGTTTGAACGACAGCGGCGGCGCTCGCATCCAGGAAGGCGTCGCCTCATTGGGCGGCTATGCCGAGGTGTTCCAGCGCAACGTCCTCGCTTCCGGCGTGGTGCCGCAACTGAGCCTGATCATGGGCCCGTGCGCGGGCGGCGCAGTCTACAGCCCGGCGATGACCGACTTCATCTTCATGGTGAAGGACAGCTCCTACATGTTCGTCACCGGCCCCGACGTGGTGAAGACCGTCACCAACGAGGTCGTGACCCAGGAGGAGCTGGGCGGCGCAATCACCCACACGACCAAGTCGGGCGTCGCCGATGTCGCGTTCGAGAACGATATCGAAGCCCTGCTCGCGACCCGCGACTTCTTCGACTTCCTGCCGCTTTCCAATCGCCACCCTTTGCCGCAGCGGCCGACGAACGATCCATGGGACCGGATCGAGGACAGCCTCGACACATTGATCCCGGACAGCGCCAACAAGCCCTACGACATGCACGAGCTCATCCGGAAGACGCTCGACGAGGGCGACTTCTTCGAGGTGCAGCCGACCCATGCCGGCAACATCCTCACCGGCTTCGGGCGGATCGAGGGCCGCACCGTGGGCGTCGTCGCCAACCAGCCGATGGTGCTGGCCGGCGTGCTCGACATCAAATCGTCGAAGAAGGCCGCGCGCTTCGTCCGCTTCTGCGATGCCTTCGACATCCCGATCATCACCTTCGTCGACGTGCCCGGATTCCTCCCCGGCGTCGCCCAGGAGCATGACGGCATCATCAAGCACGGCGCCAAATTGCTGTTCGCTTATGCCGAGGCGACCGTGCCCAAGATCACTGTCATCACGCGCAAGGCCTATGGCGGCGCTTATGACGTGATGGCGAGCAAGCATCTGCGCGGCGACTTGAACTACGCCTGGCCGTCGGCCGAGATTGCGGTGATGGGCGCCAAGGGCGCCGTCGAGATCATCTTCCGCAAGGACATTGGCGATCCGGAGAAGATCGCGGCCCGCACCAAGGAATATGAGGACCAGTTCGCGAACCCCTTCGTGGCCGCATCCAAAGGCTTCATCGACGAGGTGATCATGCCGCATTCGACGCGCCGCCGGATCGCGCTCGGCCTCCGCAAGCTGCGCGACAAGCAGCTCGAAAATCCGTGGAAGAAGCATGACAATATTCCGCTCTAA
- the mce gene encoding methylmalonyl-CoA epimerase, with protein MKLGRLNHVGVATPSIEKSIAFYRDVMGAEVIHAPFDLPAQGVKVCFVDTPNTQIELIEPLGEASPIHGFLAKNPAGGQHHLCYEVPDIRAAKAWFEAKGAKVLGEPRIGAHGTLIFFVHPKDMGGVLTEIMETPKGDH; from the coding sequence ATGAAGCTCGGCCGCCTCAACCATGTCGGGGTCGCGACCCCGTCGATCGAGAAGAGCATCGCCTTCTATCGCGACGTGATGGGCGCGGAGGTGATCCACGCGCCGTTCGATCTGCCCGCGCAGGGCGTGAAGGTGTGCTTCGTCGATACGCCCAATACGCAGATCGAGCTGATCGAGCCTCTGGGCGAAGCCTCGCCGATCCACGGCTTTCTCGCCAAGAACCCGGCCGGAGGACAGCACCACCTCTGCTACGAAGTGCCCGACATCCGCGCGGCGAAAGCCTGGTTCGAGGCCAAGGGCGCCAAGGTGCTCGGCGAGCCGCGCATCGGCGCCCACGGCACTTTGATCTTCTTCGTCCATCCCAAAGACATGGGCGGCGTGCTGACCGAGATTATGGAGACCCCCAAGGGTGACCACTGA
- the scpA gene encoding methylmalonyl-CoA mutase — translation MTTEPKLTRAEWEALAAKEVKGRDLTWHTPEGIAVKPLYTAEDVEGIDPGLPGFAPFTRGVRASMYAGRPWTIRQYAGFSTAEASNAFYRRNLAAGQKGLSVAFDLATHRGYDSDHPRVTGDVGKAGVAIDTIDDMKILFDGIPLDKMSVSMTMNGAVIPILAFYIVAAEEQGVAQDQLDGTIQNDILKEFMVRNTYIYPPDHSMRIVSDIIGYTSRHMPKFNSISISGYHMQEAGATQLQELAFTIADGREYAKAAMATGLDLDAFAGRLSFFFAIGMNFFMEVAKLRAARTLWHRVMTDLGAKDERSKMLRTHCQTSGVSLTEQDPYNNVIRTTVEAMAAALGGTQSLHTNALDEAIALPTDFSARIARNTQIVLQEETGITNVVDPLGGSYYVEALTQELVDKAWEIIERVEADGGMAKAVAHGWPKAMIEEASAARAARVDKGEDVIVGVNRYRMEGEDALDILDIDNAAVRDAQIRRIEEVKTGRDEAQCTAALDALRTGARGKDNLLGLAVEAARARATLGEISSAMEDVFGRYDTVPVPVSGVYGGAYANDPKWLQAGQGVDAVGRRLGRKPRMLVAKMGQDGHDRGANLVASAFADLGFEVVPGPLFQTPEESARLAVEKDVDVVGASSLAAGHKTLVPELIGHLKDLGRPDIKVVVGGVIPSQDYEMLRAAGVQAIFGPGTNLVDAAGEVLKLLGHNFPPIEEAAE, via the coding sequence GTGACCACTGAGCCCAAACTGACCCGCGCCGAATGGGAAGCGCTTGCCGCCAAGGAGGTGAAGGGCCGCGACCTCACCTGGCACACGCCCGAGGGCATCGCGGTGAAGCCGCTCTACACGGCCGAGGATGTGGAGGGGATCGACCCCGGCCTGCCGGGCTTCGCGCCGTTCACGCGCGGCGTGCGCGCATCGATGTACGCCGGGCGTCCCTGGACGATCCGCCAATATGCAGGCTTCTCGACCGCCGAGGCGTCCAACGCCTTCTACCGTCGCAACCTCGCCGCCGGCCAGAAGGGCCTGTCGGTCGCGTTCGATCTCGCGACTCATCGCGGCTATGACTCGGACCACCCGCGCGTCACCGGCGACGTCGGCAAGGCGGGCGTGGCGATCGACACGATCGACGACATGAAGATCCTGTTCGACGGCATTCCGCTCGACAAGATGTCGGTCTCGATGACGATGAACGGCGCAGTGATCCCGATCCTCGCATTCTACATCGTCGCGGCCGAGGAGCAGGGCGTCGCCCAGGACCAGCTCGACGGGACCATCCAGAACGACATTTTGAAGGAGTTCATGGTCCGCAACACGTACATTTATCCGCCCGACCACTCGATGCGGATCGTGTCGGACATCATCGGCTACACCTCGCGCCACATGCCGAAATTCAATTCGATCTCGATCTCCGGCTACCACATGCAGGAAGCCGGGGCGACGCAGCTCCAGGAACTCGCCTTCACGATCGCCGACGGCCGCGAATATGCCAAGGCGGCGATGGCGACCGGCCTCGATCTCGACGCCTTCGCCGGCCGCCTGTCCTTCTTCTTCGCGATCGGCATGAACTTCTTCATGGAGGTCGCCAAGCTGCGCGCCGCGCGCACGCTGTGGCACCGCGTGATGACCGATCTCGGCGCGAAGGACGAGCGCTCGAAGATGCTGCGCACGCACTGCCAGACGTCGGGCGTGTCGCTGACCGAGCAGGACCCGTACAACAATGTGATCCGCACCACCGTCGAGGCGATGGCGGCGGCGCTGGGCGGGACACAGTCCCTTCACACCAATGCGCTCGACGAGGCGATCGCGCTGCCGACCGACTTTTCGGCCCGTATCGCCCGCAACACCCAGATCGTGCTGCAGGAAGAGACCGGCATCACCAACGTCGTCGACCCGCTCGGCGGCTCTTATTATGTCGAGGCGCTCACCCAGGAACTGGTCGACAAGGCCTGGGAAATCATCGAGCGGGTCGAGGCCGACGGCGGCATGGCCAAGGCGGTCGCGCATGGCTGGCCCAAGGCGATGATCGAGGAGGCTTCGGCCGCCCGCGCCGCCCGCGTCGACAAGGGCGAAGACGTGATCGTCGGCGTCAACCGCTACCGGATGGAGGGCGAGGACGCACTCGACATCCTCGACATCGACAATGCCGCGGTCCGCGACGCGCAAATCCGCCGCATCGAAGAGGTGAAGACCGGCCGCGACGAAGCGCAATGCACCGCCGCGCTCGACGCGCTGCGCACAGGCGCGCGCGGCAAGGACAATCTGCTCGGCCTTGCGGTCGAGGCAGCACGCGCGCGCGCCACGCTCGGCGAGATTTCATCGGCGATGGAGGATGTGTTCGGCCGCTACGATACGGTGCCCGTCCCGGTGAGCGGCGTTTACGGCGGCGCTTATGCGAACGACCCCAAATGGCTGCAGGCCGGCCAGGGCGTAGACGCCGTCGGCCGGCGGCTGGGCCGCAAGCCCCGCATGCTGGTCGCCAAGATGGGCCAGGATGGCCACGACCGCGGCGCCAACCTCGTCGCCTCGGCCTTCGCCGATCTCGGCTTCGAGGTCGTCCCCGGTCCGCTCTTCCAGACCCCCGAGGAAAGCGCCCGGCTCGCGGTCGAAAAGGATGTGGACGTGGTCGGCGCCTCCAGCCTCGCCGCCGGCCACAAGACGCTCGTCCCCGAGTTGATCGGGCACCTCAAGGACCTCGGCCGCCCCGACATAAAGGTCGTCGTCGGCGGCGTCATCCCGAGCCAGGATTACGAGATGCTGCGCGCCGCCGGCGTGCAGGCGATCTTCGGCCCCGGCACCAACCTTGTCGATGCGGCCGGCGAAGTGCTGAAGCTGCTCGGCCACAATTTCCCGCCGATCGAGGAAGCCGCCGAATGA